The following are from one region of the Quercus robur chromosome 1, dhQueRobu3.1, whole genome shotgun sequence genome:
- the LOC126689102 gene encoding uncharacterized protein LOC126689102 yields MNWIQRKIYLYNVTFGLYMLDWWERYLFNTLIIMLMWFILYNGSRYVTEFCKR; encoded by the exons ATGAACTGGATTCAGCGCAAGATCTATCTTTACAATGTTACTTTTGGGCTCTACATGTTGGATTGGTGGGAGCGTTATCTTTTCA ATACTTTGATCATCATGTTGATGTGGTTCATTCTTTACAACGGATCACGATATGTAACTGAGTTCTGCAAGAGGTAA